The Grimontia kaedaensis genome has a window encoding:
- the cqsA gene encoding alpha-hydroxyketone-type quorum-sensing autoinducer synthase, with protein sequence MENQSTITKKLPSFIETRLNSFLRDMTEPYENSRPLPVSSRPGEGSVVMQSNDYLSLSLNDSIQSAHLNAIAASKENVVMSAVFLQDEDHKPDFENRLADFVGMDGCVLSQSGWAANIGLLQTICEPETRVYIDFFAHMSLWEGARIAGAQIIPFMHNSVNNLKRQIKKHGAGIILVDSVYSTIGTVAPLPAIYEVAEEFDCALVVDESHSLGTHGPNGSGLINEMGVRDRVDFVSTSLAKAFAYRAGAVLGPEKLITAMPFVSFPAIFSSTVLPQEIARLDATLDVIRSSDEKRRRLFEISDSLRSGLRNIGFKIRSDSQIISLECGDEQNTERVRDFLEANGVFGAVFCAPATPKNKAIIRFSLSANMSDLEIDKVLTVCQAAYDRPDLNFY encoded by the coding sequence ATGGAAAATCAATCAACTATTACAAAAAAACTCCCTTCTTTTATCGAAACACGTCTCAATTCGTTTTTGCGAGATATGACGGAGCCGTATGAAAACTCGCGGCCGCTACCTGTCAGTAGCCGGCCAGGAGAAGGCTCGGTCGTCATGCAAAGTAACGATTACCTATCACTGAGTCTGAATGATTCAATTCAATCGGCGCATTTGAATGCCATTGCGGCTTCCAAAGAAAATGTCGTGATGTCAGCAGTATTTCTTCAGGATGAAGACCATAAACCTGATTTCGAAAATCGTCTTGCTGATTTTGTCGGTATGGACGGCTGTGTGTTATCTCAATCTGGCTGGGCGGCAAACATAGGTCTGTTGCAAACGATTTGTGAACCTGAAACACGGGTTTATATAGATTTCTTTGCGCATATGTCGTTGTGGGAAGGTGCACGTATTGCAGGCGCGCAGATCATCCCTTTTATGCATAACAGTGTGAATAATCTGAAACGCCAAATTAAAAAGCATGGAGCTGGCATTATCTTGGTGGATTCTGTCTACAGCACCATTGGCACTGTTGCTCCTCTTCCCGCCATCTACGAAGTGGCTGAAGAGTTCGATTGTGCTTTGGTCGTCGACGAGTCTCACTCACTGGGGACGCATGGCCCAAATGGTTCAGGTCTGATCAATGAGATGGGCGTTCGGGACAGGGTAGATTTTGTCTCTACCAGTCTCGCCAAAGCATTTGCTTACCGCGCAGGCGCAGTTTTAGGGCCGGAGAAACTGATCACTGCAATGCCGTTTGTTTCTTTCCCGGCCATATTCAGCTCGACAGTATTGCCACAAGAGATTGCGCGCCTGGATGCGACGCTTGATGTAATACGAAGTTCTGATGAAAAGCGAAGGCGATTATTTGAAATATCAGATTCACTCCGTTCAGGTTTGCGAAATATTGGCTTCAAGATCCGTAGTGATTCGCAAATCATTTCCCTGGAATGTGGCGATGAACAAAACACTGAGCGTGTTCGTGATTTTCTGGAGGCCAATGGGGTATTTGGTGCTGTGTTCTGTGCACCAGCAACACCAAAAAACAAAGCCATCATCCGTTTTTCCCTGAGCGCTAACATGAGTGACTTGGAGATTGATAAAGTGCTGACGGTGTGTCAGGCGGCCTACGATCGGCCTGATCTGAATTTCTACTAA
- a CDS encoding response regulator, producing the protein MEAAFRKVYQYAEPNLTLVGWMGLIGFPLYYFIWTYFLPQTYENLSLRLFCCLFFIVVLARKRLKSPLKEYMHWFYQLAITIVLPFFFFYMLLMNNWSTVWLLSFMAAIFLHILLVHITWVMFAQTILGLSMAVLCAWASQGYHLEFTMDWTYMPVFLFIYLFGNIFFFRNQQEHETKVSIAKVFGAGIAHEMRNPLSGLCSTIDLIRSTIPDPSSSRSKVYQLQEEDVQLLREVSNDAMNMIRAGNETIDLLLTSIDESRVSRSTFKKHNAQAVLSNAIASFGYKNVSDKTAIALRSTNDFEFLGSDTLLKYVVYNLFKNAFHHRSSENFTIDVLLESDQYENRIIVRDNGQGIPREILEAIFEDFYTTGRTGNYGLGLPFCRKVMRSFGGEISCESKLGEWTAFTLTFPNIESPLVDDIKHKLIKLKSMLVVTDEADLIARAVKISKDLGFKLQTLDVLQTLQKRDFEFEYDVIVVDLESVKANGDVLSHIEPLLSFTKAQVVYLHHGPANHHQSHSVYQPTWIETLVWRINTSAVIEQLFFDTEEITTAHPVASNETEMQQTIMVVDDSETLRQFTSILLEKQGFKVVQCPNGNSALETLNDEAQCIDLILMDIEMPVMDGLETSRRIRDSEQQYSNIPIIAHTGDNSKPTLDKILNSGMSDFIVKPSDQRKLRDKITNWLQ; encoded by the coding sequence ATGGAAGCGGCATTTCGCAAGGTATACCAGTACGCTGAGCCTAACCTGACATTGGTGGGCTGGATGGGGCTAATCGGCTTTCCTCTATATTATTTCATCTGGACCTACTTTCTCCCCCAAACATATGAAAACCTCTCATTGCGGCTTTTCTGTTGCCTGTTTTTCATTGTTGTTCTGGCAAGAAAACGTCTAAAGTCGCCACTTAAAGAATACATGCATTGGTTTTATCAACTGGCCATTACCATCGTCCTTCCGTTTTTCTTCTTTTACATGCTGCTGATGAACAACTGGTCAACAGTTTGGTTACTGTCATTTATGGCCGCGATTTTCCTCCACATCCTCTTGGTTCATATCACTTGGGTGATGTTTGCGCAGACCATATTAGGGCTTAGTATGGCAGTGCTTTGTGCTTGGGCATCACAGGGGTATCACCTTGAATTCACGATGGATTGGACGTATATGCCTGTATTCCTTTTCATCTATCTATTTGGCAATATTTTCTTTTTCCGAAACCAGCAAGAACATGAAACCAAGGTTTCTATCGCAAAAGTCTTCGGCGCGGGCATCGCTCATGAAATGCGTAATCCACTGAGTGGGCTGTGCTCTACCATAGATTTAATTCGCTCCACCATCCCAGACCCTTCTAGCAGCCGCAGCAAGGTTTACCAGCTTCAGGAAGAAGACGTGCAGTTGCTTCGGGAAGTCAGCAACGATGCCATGAACATGATTCGCGCAGGCAATGAAACCATCGACCTGTTACTGACTTCGATTGATGAAAGCCGCGTTTCCCGTTCAACATTTAAAAAACACAATGCCCAAGCCGTCTTAAGCAACGCGATAGCGAGCTTTGGCTACAAAAACGTTTCTGACAAAACAGCGATTGCGCTTCGTAGCACCAATGATTTTGAGTTTCTTGGCAGCGATACGCTGCTGAAATATGTAGTCTACAACCTGTTTAAAAACGCATTCCATCACCGAAGTAGCGAAAACTTCACGATTGATGTTCTTTTAGAAAGCGACCAGTACGAAAACCGGATTATCGTACGGGATAACGGTCAGGGTATTCCAAGAGAAATTCTCGAGGCCATTTTTGAGGACTTTTATACCACCGGAAGAACAGGAAATTACGGCTTGGGGCTCCCCTTCTGTCGTAAAGTGATGCGCTCGTTTGGGGGAGAAATTAGTTGTGAGTCTAAGCTGGGCGAATGGACCGCCTTTACCCTCACCTTCCCCAACATTGAGTCCCCCCTCGTTGACGACATCAAGCACAAGCTCATCAAGCTTAAATCCATGCTGGTTGTCACCGATGAAGCCGACCTGATTGCTCGCGCCGTCAAAATCAGCAAAGATCTCGGGTTTAAGCTTCAAACCCTCGATGTGCTGCAAACCCTTCAAAAGCGCGATTTTGAATTCGAGTATGATGTCATTGTCGTTGACCTGGAGAGCGTAAAGGCCAACGGTGATGTGCTCAGCCATATTGAGCCCCTGTTGTCTTTTACTAAAGCACAGGTGGTTTATCTACACCATGGTCCTGCCAACCATCATCAATCCCACTCGGTATACCAACCAACCTGGATAGAAACGCTAGTATGGCGCATCAACACATCCGCTGTGATTGAACAGCTGTTCTTTGACACAGAGGAAATCACCACAGCCCACCCAGTCGCGAGCAATGAGACCGAAATGCAACAAACCATCATGGTTGTTGATGACAGTGAAACATTACGGCAATTCACCTCGATACTATTGGAAAAACAGGGCTTCAAAGTCGTTCAATGTCCAAACGGAAATAGCGCATTGGAAACGCTCAATGATGAAGCGCAATGCATAGATTTGATCCTGATGGATATTGAAATGCCTGTCATGGATGGGCTGGAAACCTCCCGCAGAATTCGCGATTCCGAACAGCAATATTCTAACATCCCGATCATCGCACATACTGGAGACAACTCAAAACCTACACTGGATAAGATCCTCAATTCTGGTATGTCCGACTTCATTGTCAAACCTTCAGACCAGCGTAAGTTACGGGACAAAATCACCAATTGGTTGCAATAA
- the gcvP gene encoding aminomethyl-transferring glycine dehydrogenase, which produces MTESRLLDQLQADNEFVTRHNGPRESDQQAMLNTVNATSLEHLIEETVPAAIRLPQPLDLDAPLSEVAMLSKLKAIASKNVIKRSFIGQGYYGTYTPNPILRNVLENPGWYTAYTPYQPEISQGRLESLLNFQQMVMDLTGMELANASLLDEATAAAEAMTLCKRGGKSKSNTFFVADDVHPQTLDVINTRAGFMGFDVVVDAADNLPQHDVFGALLQYPGTTGQVRDLTDLIAAAQANKTLVTVAADLLSLTLLKAPGEMGADVVIGSAQRFGVPMGFGGPHAAFMATRDKLKRTMPGRVIGVSIDSKGNQALRMAMQTREQHIRREKATSNICTAQALLANMAAFYAVYHGPEGLKKIGRRVHHLTALAAAAFNHAGIALAFHDFFDTITLNTGDQTDALFQKAQDAGFNLRKLDGQLGVSFDETTTLEEVTALVAALTDETDVAQYASSVEADEYAAIPESCRRTSDYLTHPVFNTHQSETQLMRYMKKLENKDFSLTHGMIPLGSCTMKLNAAAEMIPVTWPEFGALHPFVPADQALGYGELAESLNKMLCEITGYDAMSLQPNSGAQGEYAGLIAIQRYHESRGEAHRNVCLIPSSAHGTNPASAAMVSMKVVVVGCDDNGNIDVDDLKAKIEKHRNELSCIMITYPSTHGVYEEAVQEVCELVHEAGGQVYLDGANMNAQVGLTSPGFIGSDVSHLNLHKTFCIPHGGGGPGMGPIGVKSHLAPFLPGHVVEGTKYAVSAAQIGSASILPISWAYVAMMGEQGLTEATKVAILSANYVMERLRPYYPVLYRGTHGRIAHECIIDIRPIKDASGISEEDIAKRLMDFGFHAPTMSFPVAGTLMIEPTESEDKAELDRFCDAMIAIREEIAKVQDGEWPLENNPLVNAPHTQNDLMAADWERPYSRELACFPSAQSKGSKYWPTANRVDNVYGDRNLICSCPSIESYIED; this is translated from the coding sequence ATGACAGAATCACGCTTACTTGATCAACTGCAGGCTGACAACGAGTTTGTCACCCGTCATAACGGCCCGCGCGAATCCGACCAGCAAGCGATGCTGAACACAGTGAATGCCACCAGCCTTGAGCATCTCATTGAAGAAACTGTGCCAGCAGCCATTCGCCTGCCACAACCTTTGGATCTTGATGCGCCACTGAGTGAAGTGGCTATGCTAAGCAAGCTAAAGGCTATTGCGAGCAAAAACGTCATCAAGCGCAGCTTTATCGGTCAGGGTTACTACGGCACCTACACACCAAATCCAATTCTCCGTAACGTGTTGGAAAACCCAGGTTGGTACACGGCGTACACGCCATACCAGCCAGAGATTTCACAGGGTCGCCTTGAATCGCTGCTGAACTTCCAGCAAATGGTAATGGACCTGACTGGCATGGAGCTGGCTAACGCTTCCCTGCTTGACGAAGCAACGGCTGCCGCCGAAGCCATGACGCTATGTAAGCGCGGTGGTAAGAGTAAGAGCAACACTTTCTTTGTGGCAGACGACGTTCACCCGCAAACACTGGACGTGATCAACACACGTGCAGGCTTTATGGGCTTTGACGTAGTGGTGGATGCAGCGGATAACCTGCCGCAGCACGATGTGTTCGGCGCACTGCTCCAATACCCTGGCACAACCGGTCAGGTTCGCGATCTGACAGACCTTATTGCCGCAGCACAAGCCAACAAAACGCTGGTAACGGTAGCTGCTGATCTGCTGTCCCTCACCTTGCTGAAAGCACCGGGTGAAATGGGTGCAGATGTCGTTATTGGTTCTGCACAACGCTTTGGCGTGCCTATGGGCTTCGGTGGTCCACACGCTGCATTCATGGCAACACGTGACAAACTGAAGCGTACTATGCCTGGCCGTGTGATTGGTGTGTCTATCGACTCGAAAGGTAACCAAGCACTTCGCATGGCGATGCAGACCCGTGAGCAGCATATTCGCCGCGAGAAAGCGACCTCGAACATCTGTACTGCACAGGCACTGCTGGCAAATATGGCTGCCTTCTATGCGGTATACCACGGCCCAGAAGGTCTGAAGAAAATCGGTCGTCGCGTACATCACCTGACGGCATTGGCAGCAGCAGCGTTTAACCACGCAGGCATCGCGCTGGCATTCCATGATTTCTTTGACACCATCACGCTGAACACCGGTGATCAAACCGACGCGCTTTTCCAAAAAGCGCAGGATGCTGGTTTCAACCTTCGCAAGCTGGATGGACAGTTGGGCGTGAGTTTCGATGAAACCACCACACTGGAAGAAGTCACCGCACTGGTAGCTGCACTGACGGACGAAACAGACGTGGCGCAATATGCCTCTTCTGTAGAAGCGGACGAGTATGCGGCAATTCCGGAATCATGCCGACGCACCAGCGATTACCTGACGCACCCTGTGTTCAACACTCACCAGAGTGAAACCCAGTTGATGCGTTACATGAAGAAGCTGGAAAACAAAGACTTCTCTCTGACTCACGGCATGATCCCCCTCGGTAGCTGTACCATGAAACTGAATGCCGCCGCAGAGATGATCCCGGTCACTTGGCCTGAATTCGGTGCCCTGCACCCATTTGTTCCTGCTGACCAAGCACTGGGTTATGGCGAGTTGGCGGAATCACTGAACAAGATGCTGTGTGAAATCACTGGCTACGATGCCATGTCGCTGCAGCCTAACTCAGGCGCACAGGGTGAGTATGCAGGTCTGATTGCGATTCAGCGTTACCACGAAAGCCGTGGTGAAGCTCACCGTAATGTTTGTCTGATCCCAAGCTCTGCGCACGGCACCAACCCAGCATCTGCTGCCATGGTTTCCATGAAAGTCGTGGTTGTAGGTTGTGATGACAACGGCAACATCGATGTTGACGATCTGAAAGCGAAAATCGAGAAACACCGCAACGAGCTTTCTTGCATCATGATCACCTACCCTTCTACACACGGTGTTTACGAAGAAGCGGTTCAGGAAGTGTGCGAACTGGTTCATGAAGCGGGCGGTCAGGTTTACCTCGATGGTGCAAACATGAATGCTCAGGTTGGTCTCACCAGCCCAGGTTTCATCGGTTCTGACGTTTCTCACTTGAACCTGCACAAGACTTTCTGTATCCCACACGGTGGTGGTGGTCCAGGTATGGGTCCTATCGGTGTGAAATCACACCTAGCACCCTTCCTGCCAGGTCATGTGGTTGAAGGTACTAAATACGCAGTTTCTGCTGCGCAGATCGGTAGCGCATCAATCCTGCCAATTTCATGGGCATACGTTGCCATGATGGGCGAGCAAGGCCTGACGGAAGCGACTAAGGTTGCCATCCTGAGTGCAAACTATGTGATGGAGCGTCTGCGTCCTTACTACCCGGTTCTGTACCGCGGTACTCACGGCCGCATCGCGCACGAATGTATTATCGACATTCGTCCTATCAAAGATGCTTCTGGCATCTCGGAGGAAGATATTGCGAAGCGTTTGATGGACTTCGGTTTCCATGCGCCAACCATGTCCTTCCCGGTTGCTGGCACATTGATGATTGAGCCAACAGAAAGTGAAGACAAAGCCGAACTGGACCGCTTCTGTGACGCCATGATCGCGATTCGCGAAGAGATCGCTAAAGTTCAGGATGGTGAATGGCCACTGGAGAACAATCCACTGGTTAACGCACCACACACGCAGAATGACCTGATGGCTGCCGATTGGGAACGCCCATACAGCCGTGAGTTGGCTTGCTTCCCAAGCGCACAATCGAAAGGTTCGAAGTACTGGCCAACAGCTAACCGTGTCGACAATGTTTACGGTGACCGTAACCTGATTTGTTCTTGCCCGAGCATTGAAAGCTACATTGAAGACTGA
- a CDS encoding alpha/beta hydrolase, producing the protein MTVLANENPDVIPAGTLEQFSFDAPSLKGNVAGENASREIIVYLPVGYYADLNKTFPVIYVLHGYEGEPNSWFDEGLNDEAGLDDILDEVINEGDLEPSIVVAVDGRSSLNGSWYINSPISGNFLDYLTIDVVREIDIRYRTLPGKMAILGHSMGGFGAMLAAMENPTLYRTCVGLSPAGMMMKRHDYQQHAAFFQSELEKLINGGEPEWFIYAYLTIIRAIAPDINNPLLYISKDIDDIVTELEDFQLSDIAMRQVDRIRDLPIYTEIGDNEGESVGEPILDNFNTMITTFEALELNVTSHVFIGGHTDKVVEQVYRGLRYIGGIFQESKI; encoded by the coding sequence ATGACTGTACTTGCGAACGAAAACCCTGATGTCATTCCTGCTGGCACACTAGAGCAATTTAGTTTCGATGCTCCTTCACTAAAAGGTAATGTGGCGGGAGAGAATGCCAGCAGGGAGATCATTGTTTATCTCCCAGTTGGCTATTACGCCGACTTAAATAAAACCTTTCCCGTGATCTATGTGTTACATGGCTACGAAGGGGAGCCGAATTCCTGGTTTGATGAGGGCTTGAATGATGAAGCTGGACTGGATGACATTCTGGATGAAGTGATTAATGAAGGAGATTTGGAGCCTTCTATTGTCGTAGCTGTTGATGGACGAAGTTCACTCAATGGCTCTTGGTACATCAACTCGCCAATTTCAGGAAACTTTCTGGATTACTTAACGATAGATGTTGTTAGGGAAATTGATATCCGTTATCGCACCCTACCAGGAAAAATGGCGATCCTTGGTCATTCAATGGGTGGTTTTGGCGCTATGTTGGCTGCAATGGAAAATCCTACTTTATACCGCACCTGTGTGGGTTTGAGCCCCGCCGGTATGATGATGAAAAGGCATGACTATCAGCAGCATGCGGCGTTCTTCCAAAGTGAGTTGGAAAAGCTTATTAATGGTGGTGAACCTGAATGGTTTATTTATGCTTACCTGACCATCATTCGTGCAATTGCCCCAGACATCAACAACCCGCTTCTTTATATTTCTAAAGATATTGACGATATTGTGACGGAATTGGAGGACTTCCAGCTTTCCGATATTGCAATGAGACAAGTTGACCGGATCCGCGACTTACCCATCTATACCGAGATTGGTGATAACGAAGGTGAATCCGTCGGTGAACCGATATTAGATAACTTCAACACCATGATAACGACGTTTGAGGCGCTGGAGCTCAACGTTACATCCCACGTTTTTATTGGCGGACACACAGATAAAGTGGTTGAGCAGGTATATCGGGGATTGCGATATATTGGCGGTATATTTCAGGAGAGTAAAATATAA
- a CDS encoding class II aldolase/adducin family protein, translating into MFGQGDLRNKLVNYGRKLFLQGHDVGESGNLSAQMKDGTVVITTNGLRMGKLEREHFSLVSLKGELISGDLPEWEFQHHLDIYNANPKHKAIFTITPKHISKLISEENINVENVLPALSPIVAMRTTTLPKIPLFRSSGSRFLVEKAKNHHAVLIDTIGLVVMGEDLEDALCNVEELEETAALRMQASNDNFRYLSNEEIAEINAVFAH; encoded by the coding sequence ATGTTTGGGCAAGGCGATCTGCGAAATAAGCTCGTAAATTACGGTCGTAAACTCTTTTTGCAAGGACATGATGTTGGCGAAAGCGGAAACCTCTCAGCCCAGATGAAAGATGGGACTGTCGTCATTACCACCAATGGATTGAGGATGGGAAAGCTGGAGCGAGAACACTTCTCTTTGGTCTCTCTAAAAGGGGAGCTAATATCCGGTGATTTACCGGAATGGGAATTCCAGCATCATTTAGATATTTATAATGCCAACCCAAAACACAAAGCTATATTCACAATCACACCAAAGCATATCTCTAAATTGATCTCTGAAGAAAACATTAACGTTGAGAATGTATTACCAGCGCTTTCTCCAATCGTGGCAATGAGAACAACGACACTTCCAAAAATCCCATTATTTAGATCTTCTGGATCCCGATTTCTTGTCGAAAAAGCTAAAAATCATCATGCGGTCTTAATTGATACTATCGGCTTGGTGGTAATGGGAGAAGATCTCGAAGACGCATTGTGTAATGTTGAAGAGCTGGAAGAAACAGCAGCGCTAAGGATGCAGGCGTCTAATGATAACTTTCGATATTTGAGTAACGAAGAGATCGCGGAAATTAACGCGGTATTCGCACACTAA
- a CDS encoding DUF4332 domain-containing protein — protein sequence MTKLVDIEGIGETYAEKLEAIGISTIEQLLEKGAQPSGRKSIADESEISSKLVLKWINLADLARVKGISTQYADLLEFAGVDAVPELAQRNAANLAAKMAKVNEEKNLVRQLPGESKVED from the coding sequence ATGACTAAGCTTGTTGATATCGAAGGTATTGGTGAAACCTACGCTGAAAAACTCGAAGCGATTGGTATTTCAACCATTGAGCAGCTTCTGGAAAAGGGTGCTCAGCCTTCAGGCCGTAAATCCATAGCGGATGAGAGTGAGATCAGCAGCAAACTCGTGCTGAAGTGGATTAACCTGGCTGATCTGGCCCGAGTGAAGGGGATCAGTACGCAATATGCCGATCTTCTGGAATTCGCCGGTGTCGATGCAGTCCCTGAGTTAGCACAACGTAATGCGGCAAACCTAGCAGCCAAGATGGCTAAGGTGAATGAAGAGAAAAACTTAGTTCGTCAATTACCAGGTGAAAGCAAAGTTGAAGACTAG
- a CDS encoding LysE family translocator, whose translation MFELWAYAFGIMYSPGPVNLLGLNGGLQNRTREDFGFFAGVATAMLILFIAMSLIGGTLVSKTSLPYISVIGCGYILYIAWKLAKAKVDIDESSRNENMMTFRDGLVLQLLNPKGIIATLPIVTIQFPAADIHGIESLFWIGILTILAFGAPASYSLIGSLLGKRIATPVYFRLFNISMSILLVYVALDIAHQQVYLPWFGQ comes from the coding sequence ATGTTCGAACTTTGGGCATATGCCTTTGGCATTATGTATTCTCCGGGTCCTGTAAATCTTCTTGGCCTGAATGGCGGACTCCAAAATCGCACGCGAGAGGATTTCGGCTTCTTCGCTGGTGTCGCCACCGCAATGCTTATCCTCTTCATTGCAATGTCACTGATTGGCGGTACGCTGGTTTCCAAGACGTCCCTTCCCTATATCAGTGTTATTGGTTGCGGCTATATTCTTTACATCGCGTGGAAGTTGGCAAAGGCGAAAGTGGATATCGATGAGAGTTCACGTAATGAAAATATGATGACGTTCCGCGATGGATTAGTGCTGCAATTGCTTAACCCCAAGGGCATCATTGCGACGCTCCCCATTGTGACGATTCAATTTCCTGCTGCTGACATCCACGGGATAGAGAGCCTTTTCTGGATTGGGATCTTGACCATACTGGCTTTTGGCGCTCCCGCCTCCTATTCGCTCATCGGCAGTTTGCTTGGTAAGCGCATCGCGACCCCCGTTTATTTCCGGTTGTTCAATATCAGCATGTCGATTCTGTTGGTCTACGTTGCATTAGACATCGCCCATCAGCAAGTTTATCTCCCTTGGTTTGGACAATAA
- a CDS encoding M20/M25/M40 family metallo-hydrolase, giving the protein MTKINQERLVEHFIELVKIDSESGNEKAMAETLAEQLGQMGFEVSKLPVPEHITNGFNIYGKLAGSLEGSTIFSSHMDTVTPGNGIEPVIEDGIIRSKGNTILGGDDKSGIAAVMEAVRTIQENGEAHKTIEVAFTVYEELGLEGAKHFDMSKIESQQAIVLDSGGPIGTIITTAPGQQSLKITVIGKPAHAGLAPETGINALIVASDAISQMNLSRIDEETTANIGVVRGGQATNIVMPELYIEAEARSLNDDKLAKQVEHMVSTFEAAAEKHGAGIEIESTRSYNAYQVADSDPHVVAIKAAFEANGIEPMTKPTGGGSDANIFNEKGLKTVNLSTGMAKVHTTEEFIAIADLVAISEFVRTYVTR; this is encoded by the coding sequence ATGACAAAGATTAATCAAGAAAGACTGGTTGAGCATTTTATTGAGCTGGTGAAAATTGACAGCGAGTCTGGCAACGAAAAAGCCATGGCAGAAACGCTGGCAGAACAGCTGGGTCAAATGGGTTTTGAAGTCAGCAAGCTTCCTGTGCCTGAGCATATTACTAACGGTTTCAATATCTATGGCAAACTGGCGGGCTCACTGGAAGGCAGCACTATATTCAGCAGCCACATGGATACCGTTACACCGGGTAATGGCATTGAGCCGGTTATTGAAGACGGCATTATCCGCTCCAAAGGCAACACTATTCTGGGTGGCGATGACAAATCTGGTATTGCTGCTGTTATGGAAGCGGTTCGTACCATTCAGGAAAATGGGGAAGCGCATAAGACCATCGAAGTTGCGTTTACCGTTTATGAAGAGCTGGGCTTGGAAGGTGCTAAGCACTTTGACATGAGTAAGATAGAATCCCAGCAAGCGATCGTGCTGGATTCAGGCGGTCCGATTGGCACCATTATTACGACTGCGCCTGGTCAGCAAAGCCTGAAAATCACCGTCATAGGAAAACCGGCGCACGCTGGCCTTGCGCCTGAAACGGGCATCAATGCACTCATTGTTGCTTCTGACGCGATCAGCCAAATGAATTTGAGCCGTATCGACGAAGAAACTACGGCTAACATTGGTGTTGTTCGCGGCGGTCAAGCGACAAACATTGTCATGCCTGAACTGTATATAGAAGCAGAAGCACGCTCGCTGAATGACGACAAGCTGGCGAAGCAGGTTGAACACATGGTTTCAACCTTCGAAGCCGCGGCGGAAAAACATGGTGCCGGTATTGAGATCGAATCTACCCGCTCTTACAACGCTTACCAGGTTGCAGACAGCGATCCGCATGTTGTGGCGATCAAAGCAGCTTTCGAAGCCAATGGTATCGAGCCGATGACTAAACCAACAGGCGGTGGCTCTGATGCGAATATCTTTAACGAGAAAGGCCTGAAAACCGTTAACCTTTCTACGGGTATGGCGAAAGTGCACACGACAGAAGAGTTTATCGCCATTGCAGACTTGGTTGCTATCAGTGAATTTGTGCGCACCTACGTGACGCGTTAA
- a CDS encoding AraC family transcriptional regulator, with product MDTDNRFQFVNSEHLEGVAVLDANMSDFTYDKHAHEEFSIGVTLKGRQDFFCQSAFHKSPEGGVILFNPEDVHDGSSGGDQNLEYLMLYVHPDSIAAQVKALGVKVPSSLRIKGCLLNDVKLRNQALILSSLIKDPSCHRIEQESALFNLSHTLVSLAGMLDEATPTNRRDTLLIRAKDFVQDNLAKDIAIDDLADAANMSKFHFIRQFRAQFGITPHQYVINCRINGSRKALESGQPASDVAQEFGFADSSHFNRRFKRVYGMTPKQYQLQISD from the coding sequence GTGGACACAGACAATCGCTTCCAGTTTGTAAACAGTGAGCACCTTGAAGGTGTCGCTGTGCTTGACGCAAATATGAGCGACTTCACTTACGACAAACACGCCCACGAAGAGTTTTCTATTGGTGTGACGCTTAAAGGCAGGCAGGATTTTTTCTGTCAAAGCGCTTTCCATAAAAGTCCTGAAGGCGGGGTTATCCTATTCAATCCGGAAGATGTTCATGATGGGAGTTCGGGAGGAGACCAAAACCTCGAGTATTTGATGCTCTATGTCCACCCAGATAGTATTGCCGCTCAAGTCAAAGCGCTGGGCGTGAAAGTACCATCGTCGCTGCGAATCAAAGGCTGCTTACTCAACGATGTTAAACTCCGCAATCAGGCGTTGATCCTTTCCAGCCTAATTAAAGATCCCTCCTGCCATCGTATTGAGCAGGAATCTGCACTCTTTAACCTCTCACATACTCTGGTGTCATTAGCTGGCATGTTAGATGAGGCCACGCCAACAAACCGCAGAGATACCTTGCTAATACGCGCCAAAGATTTTGTGCAGGACAACCTCGCTAAAGATATCGCTATTGATGATCTTGCTGATGCTGCCAACATGTCGAAGTTCCATTTTATCCGTCAGTTTCGGGCGCAATTTGGTATTACACCTCACCAATACGTCATCAATTGTCGTATCAATGGTTCTCGCAAAGCGCTGGAAAGCGGCCAGCCTGCAAGCGATGTTGCTCAGGAATTCGGTTTTGCCGACAGTAGCCACTTCAATCGAAGGTTCAAGCGCGTCTATGGTATGACACCCAAACAATACCAGCTTCAAATCTCTGACTAA